TTTCCTCCAGGATCCATACTGGAACTCAAGATATCCATCCCGGACCTGGCGAACCCGGTGGTATGCCTGTCCAAGGTGGTAAGGGTGGAAAAAAAGTCCCCCCAGGTATTCCATTTAGCTGTATGCTATCTGGATATGTCCGGGTCGGACAGGAAGATCATCGATGATCATGTAAGGGCCGAATACGGCAAACAGGACGAATAAGATCTATGGAGTACGCATGAAAAATTTCAGATATAAGGCCAAGAAAGGCCCTGAAGACCTGATAGAAGGTGTTATGACGGCCTTTAATCCTGATGACGTGGTCAAAAAGCTTGCGGAAAAAGGCTATATGGCCGTTATGGTCGAGGAATATATGGAAAGTGATGATCGTCCGCGTCACGTTGCGCTCAGGAGCATGTTCGGTGTAAGCCAGAAAGAGCTTTTGTCTTTCACCCGACAACTGGTAACTCTTGTGAAGTCGGGTGTGCCCATGTTGCGTTCCCTGAACATACTTTCGGCGCAATCGGCCGACAGGTATTTCAGCCAGGTGATCCAGGATATAGGTGCCAGGATAAAGAACGGCGATACTTTATCCGAAAGCCTGGAGGCGTTCCCAAAGATATTTTCCCGGTTCTATTCGGCCATGGTACGGTCAGGGGAGGATTCGGGTTCTCTGGATAAGGCGCTGATAAGGATATCGGAATACTATCAGCGGCAGGGGCTCATACGGTCCAGGGTAAGGTCGGCGATGATATATCCCCTCCTGATACTGACCGTGGGCATATTGTCGATAGTCTTTATTTTTACGCACGTTATGCCGCGGATCATACCCATACTACTTAATCTTAACACGGAACTCCCGCTTCCTACGAGAGCTCTTATTTTCCTGAGTTCTTTTCTCAAAGGTAACTGGGGCTGGATGGTCCTGATCGTCCTGATGTTCCTGCTCATTTATTCCAGGTCCATCAAGAACAAGGTCTTCCGCAGGTATATTTCCAATATAAAGCTGCGGATACCTGTGCTGGGTCCGCTTGTGTACAGGTCTGAACTCGCCCGGTTCACACGAGCTCTTGAGGTCTCCCTCCAGAACGGGATACCCATAATAAACGCGATAGAAGTATCCCTGCCGATACTTAATGAAGAAGCTATCAGGGAAAAACTGACCGAACATGTCAAAGGCCTTGAGGTGGGTGAGGCTTTGAGCAGTACGTTCGCGAAAAGCGGTGTATTTCCGATCTTCGCGGTAAGCCTGGTGAACATAGGGGAAGAGTCCGGGAACCTTGTTGAATCCCTCTCTGACATCGCCGCTTCTTTTGAGTCGGATTGTACCGATGCCGTGGATATAATGGTGAACCTTCTGGAGCCTTTGATGGTGCTTTTCATAGGGCTTATCGTCGGTTTCAT
The sequence above is drawn from the Candidatus Omnitrophota bacterium genome and encodes:
- a CDS encoding type II secretion system F family protein encodes the protein MKNFRYKAKKGPEDLIEGVMTAFNPDDVVKKLAEKGYMAVMVEEYMESDDRPRHVALRSMFGVSQKELLSFTRQLVTLVKSGVPMLRSLNILSAQSADRYFSQVIQDIGARIKNGDTLSESLEAFPKIFSRFYSAMVRSGEDSGSLDKALIRISEYYQRQGLIRSRVRSAMIYPLLILTVGILSIVFIFTHVMPRIIPILLNLNTELPLPTRALIFLSSFLKGNWGWMVLIVLMFLLIYSRSIKNKVFRRYISNIKLRIPVLGPLVYRSELARFTRALEVSLQNGIPIINAIEVSLPILNEEAIREKLTEHVKGLEVGEALSSTFAKSGVFPIFAVSLVNIGEESGNLVESLSDIAASFESDCTDAVDIMVNLLEPLMVLFIGLIVGFIVSAVLLPIFQLNVIQL